The following proteins come from a genomic window of Burkholderia stabilis:
- the cheA gene encoding chemotaxis protein CheA: MTLDITQFYQTFFDEADELLAQMEQLLLNLDVDSPDPEDLAAIFRAAHSIKGGAATFGFSALTDTTHILESLLDRARNHELTLTKDMVDAFLETKDVLSDQLVDYRASAEPDAAAAATICAKLERLKAESGAVAVAPAASAAVAPAPAVAAASAASDDRAPDHVIEQAVAAAHPAGDASDAGVGGPHLQITLAGVDAKDRELLAEELGNLGRIVGREEKGADLTLWLESDVPSDDIVAVCCFVIDESQIRVAHGTAPAAPVAAAPAAEPAAAAQPAARVEVFAPPAAAPQPAAPAPASAEPAAAAAQPQQHAQQQADHAAQAAAHHDDKRARPAAAAATGAEGSSIRVGVEKVDQLINLVGELVITQAMLAETASAFDPALHDRLFNGMAQLERNARDLQEAVMSIRMMPMDYVFSRFPRLVRDLAGKLGKQVELVTFGQATELDKSLIERIIDPLTHLVRNSLDHGIETVDKRVAAGKDAVGQLVLSAAHHGGNIVIEVSDDGAGLNRERILAKAAKQGMQVSDNISDEEVWNLIFAPGFSTAETVTDVSGRGVGMDVVKRNIQSMGGHVEITSLAGRGTTTRIVLPLTLAILDGMSVKVGSEIFILPLNFVMESLQPSTDDIYTVGNGERVVRVRGEYLPLVALHEVFSVEDARTDPTQGIVTIMETEGRRFAMLIDELVGQQQVVVKNLETNYRKVHGISAATILGDGSVALIVDVAALNRETRATHGARAGAELAMF; this comes from the coding sequence ATGACTCTCGACATCACGCAGTTCTACCAGACCTTTTTCGACGAAGCGGACGAGTTGCTCGCGCAGATGGAGCAGCTGCTGCTGAACCTCGACGTCGACTCGCCCGACCCCGAAGACCTGGCCGCGATCTTCCGCGCCGCGCATTCGATCAAGGGCGGCGCGGCGACATTCGGCTTTTCCGCGCTGACCGATACGACGCACATCCTCGAATCGCTGCTCGACCGCGCACGCAACCATGAGCTGACGCTGACCAAGGACATGGTCGACGCGTTCCTCGAGACCAAGGACGTGCTGTCCGACCAGCTCGTCGACTACCGCGCGAGCGCCGAACCGGACGCGGCCGCCGCCGCGACGATCTGCGCGAAGCTCGAACGGCTGAAGGCCGAGAGCGGCGCGGTCGCGGTCGCACCGGCGGCGAGCGCTGCCGTCGCACCGGCACCGGCCGTGGCGGCGGCGTCCGCCGCGAGCGACGATCGCGCGCCCGACCATGTGATCGAGCAGGCGGTCGCAGCCGCGCACCCGGCGGGCGATGCGAGCGACGCCGGCGTTGGCGGCCCGCACCTGCAGATCACGCTGGCGGGCGTCGACGCGAAGGATCGCGAACTGCTCGCCGAAGAACTCGGCAATCTCGGCCGGATCGTCGGCCGCGAGGAAAAGGGCGCCGACCTGACGCTGTGGCTCGAGTCGGACGTGCCGTCCGACGACATCGTCGCCGTGTGCTGCTTCGTGATCGACGAAAGCCAGATCCGCGTCGCGCACGGCACGGCGCCGGCTGCCCCGGTTGCTGCTGCGCCGGCTGCCGAACCGGCTGCCGCCGCGCAACCGGCCGCGCGGGTCGAGGTATTCGCGCCGCCGGCCGCCGCGCCGCAACCGGCCGCACCGGCACCGGCTTCCGCCGAGCCGGCTGCCGCCGCCGCGCAACCGCAACAGCACGCCCAGCAGCAGGCCGACCACGCGGCGCAGGCCGCCGCGCATCACGACGACAAGCGTGCGCGCCCGGCCGCCGCGGCCGCAACGGGCGCCGAAGGCAGCTCGATCCGCGTCGGCGTCGAGAAGGTCGACCAGCTGATCAACCTCGTCGGTGAGCTCGTGATCACGCAGGCAATGCTCGCGGAGACGGCGAGCGCGTTCGATCCGGCGCTGCACGACCGCCTGTTCAACGGGATGGCGCAGCTCGAGCGCAACGCGCGCGACCTGCAGGAAGCGGTGATGTCGATCCGCATGATGCCGATGGACTACGTGTTCAGCCGCTTCCCGCGGCTCGTGCGCGATCTCGCCGGCAAGCTCGGCAAGCAGGTCGAACTCGTCACGTTCGGCCAGGCGACCGAGCTCGACAAGAGCCTGATCGAGCGGATCATCGATCCGCTCACGCACCTCGTGCGCAACAGCCTCGATCACGGGATCGAGACGGTGGACAAGCGCGTCGCCGCCGGCAAGGACGCGGTCGGCCAACTCGTGCTGTCGGCCGCGCATCACGGCGGCAACATCGTGATCGAGGTGAGCGACGACGGCGCGGGCCTGAACCGCGAGCGGATTCTCGCGAAGGCCGCGAAGCAGGGCATGCAGGTGTCCGACAACATCAGCGACGAAGAGGTGTGGAACCTGATCTTCGCGCCGGGCTTCTCGACCGCCGAGACGGTGACCGACGTGTCGGGCCGCGGCGTCGGGATGGACGTCGTGAAGCGCAACATCCAGTCGATGGGCGGCCATGTGGAAATCACGTCGCTCGCCGGGCGCGGCACGACCACGCGGATCGTGCTGCCGCTGACGCTCGCGATCCTCGACGGGATGTCGGTGAAGGTCGGCAGCGAGATTTTCATCCTGCCGCTGAACTTCGTGATGGAGTCGCTGCAGCCGTCGACCGACGACATCTACACGGTCGGCAACGGCGAGCGCGTGGTGCGCGTACGCGGCGAATACCTGCCGCTCGTCGCGCTGCACGAGGTGTTCTCGGTCGAGGACGCGCGTACCGACCCGACGCAGGGGATCGTCACGATCATGGAAACCGAGGGGCGCCGCTTCGCGATGCTGATCGACGAGCTGGTCGGCCAGCAGCAGGTGGTCGTGAAGAACCTCGAAACCAACTACCGCAAGGTGCATGGCATCTCGGCGGCGACCATTCTCGGCGACGGCAGCGTTGCGCTGATCGTCGACGTCGCGGCGCTGAACCGTGAAACCCGTGCGACGCACGGCGCCCGAGCCGGCGCCGAGCTCGCGATGTTCTGA
- the cheW gene encoding chemotaxis protein CheW produces MINPAAAHAANATTGRRDAAQGDATGQEFLVFTLGDEEYGIDILKVQEIRGYDSVTRIANAPDFIKGVINLRGIIVPIVDMRIKFHLGRVEYDHQTVVIILNVSNRVVGMVVDGVSDVLTLQTDQIMPAPEFGATLTTEYLTGLGTVDGRMLILMDIEKLMSSREMALIESLGG; encoded by the coding sequence ATGATCAATCCGGCCGCGGCGCACGCGGCCAATGCGACAACCGGCCGCCGCGACGCGGCGCAAGGCGATGCGACGGGCCAGGAATTCCTCGTGTTCACGCTCGGCGACGAGGAATACGGGATCGACATCCTGAAAGTGCAGGAAATCCGCGGCTACGACAGCGTGACGCGCATCGCGAACGCGCCGGACTTCATCAAGGGCGTGATCAACCTGCGCGGGATCATCGTGCCGATCGTCGACATGCGGATCAAGTTCCATCTCGGCCGCGTCGAGTACGACCACCAGACCGTCGTGATCATCCTGAACGTGTCGAACCGCGTGGTCGGGATGGTGGTCGACGGCGTGTCGGACGTGCTGACGCTGCAGACCGACCAGATCATGCCGGCGCCGGAATTCGGCGCGACGCTGACGACCGAGTACCTGACGGGCCTCGGCACCGTCGACGGCCGGATGCTGATCCTGATGGACATCGAGAAGCTGATGTCGAGCCGTGAAATGGCGCTGATCGAGTCGCTCGGCGGGTAA
- a CDS encoding methyl-accepting chemotaxis protein, producing MLHNWSIRTTLTAVGLILVCLAAAVGGLGLYALNHASRSLDEIAHVDLPAIHTLDDTSSYLLRARVSLDRFRSLTEAGNTAEAGKVLDRAQELFGKSSQNWQAFQSTPKLGVEQALVDELTARYTTIVKEGVEPEFAAARAGDMAAYHAVADTKISPMFVAYDQAASAVVASLQKRAEERQAATQSQISLMVALIAAGIAIAFVVVIAIRFALRGLIVQPLEDAIAHFERIAGGDLTQPVNVFSTNEIGRLFGGIKRMQDAVTTMVQAVHRGTESIDVGAREIATGNIDLSQRTEEQAASLQETASSMEQLTGTVRQNAENARQASQLAVNASDIATQGGDVVGQVVSTMQDIATSSGKVVDIIGTIEGIAFQTNILALNAAVEAARAGEQGRGFAVVAGEVRSLAQRSASAAKEIKQLIGDSVDKVDSGSALVARAGSTMDEIVQAVRRVTDIMGEISAASDEQSTGIEQVNRAVGQMDSVTQQNAALVEQAAAAAASLEEQTRQMKAIVSGWRVAGGIVLAPARSVARPIAHEPAAVPALPSEPRYEAAPVAALPAPQAAAQPARRTAPASHAAAPAAAGASQSKRAAEPARTPKDAPASRGAAAGYGPRLAKAAAPADKPAAKPALVRPALNGEKPALAAGTSDDDWETF from the coding sequence ATGTTGCATAACTGGTCGATCCGCACGACGCTCACGGCCGTCGGACTCATCCTCGTGTGCCTGGCTGCTGCGGTCGGCGGGCTCGGCCTCTACGCGCTCAATCACGCGAGCCGCTCGCTCGACGAGATCGCGCACGTCGACCTGCCGGCGATCCATACGCTCGACGATACGTCGTCGTACCTGCTGCGCGCGCGCGTGTCGCTCGACCGCTTCCGTTCGCTGACCGAGGCCGGCAACACGGCCGAGGCCGGCAAGGTGCTCGACCGCGCGCAAGAGCTGTTCGGGAAGTCGAGCCAGAACTGGCAGGCGTTCCAGTCGACGCCGAAGCTCGGTGTCGAGCAGGCGCTCGTCGACGAGCTCACCGCGCGCTACACGACGATCGTGAAGGAAGGCGTCGAGCCCGAGTTCGCGGCCGCGCGCGCGGGCGACATGGCCGCGTACCACGCGGTGGCGGACACCAAGATCAGCCCGATGTTCGTCGCGTACGACCAGGCCGCGTCGGCCGTGGTCGCATCGCTGCAGAAGCGTGCCGAAGAACGCCAGGCCGCGACGCAGTCGCAGATCTCGCTGATGGTCGCGCTGATCGCGGCCGGCATCGCGATCGCGTTCGTCGTCGTGATCGCGATCCGCTTCGCGCTGCGCGGGCTGATCGTGCAGCCGCTCGAGGACGCCATCGCGCACTTCGAGCGCATCGCCGGCGGCGACCTCACGCAGCCGGTGAACGTGTTCAGCACGAACGAGATCGGCCGCCTGTTCGGCGGCATCAAGCGTATGCAGGACGCCGTCACGACGATGGTGCAGGCCGTGCATCGCGGCACCGAATCGATCGACGTCGGCGCGCGCGAGATCGCGACCGGCAACATCGACCTGTCGCAGCGCACCGAGGAGCAGGCCGCGTCGCTGCAGGAAACCGCGTCGAGCATGGAGCAGCTGACCGGCACCGTGCGGCAGAACGCGGAGAACGCGCGGCAGGCGAGCCAGCTCGCGGTGAACGCATCGGACATCGCGACGCAGGGCGGCGACGTGGTCGGCCAGGTCGTGTCGACGATGCAGGACATCGCGACGAGCTCCGGCAAGGTCGTCGACATCATCGGCACGATCGAGGGCATCGCGTTCCAGACCAACATCCTCGCGCTGAACGCGGCGGTCGAAGCCGCGCGCGCGGGCGAACAGGGCCGCGGCTTCGCGGTCGTCGCGGGCGAAGTGCGCTCGCTCGCGCAGCGCAGCGCGAGTGCGGCGAAGGAAATCAAGCAGTTGATCGGCGATTCGGTCGACAAGGTCGACAGCGGGTCGGCGCTCGTCGCGCGCGCGGGCTCGACGATGGACGAGATCGTGCAGGCCGTGCGCCGCGTGACCGACATCATGGGCGAGATCAGCGCCGCGTCGGACGAGCAGTCGACCGGCATCGAGCAGGTCAACCGCGCGGTCGGCCAGATGGATTCGGTCACGCAGCAGAACGCGGCGCTCGTCGAGCAGGCGGCGGCCGCGGCCGCGTCGCTCGAAGAGCAGACACGCCAGATGAAGGCGATCGTGTCGGGCTGGCGCGTGGCGGGCGGCATCGTGCTCGCGCCGGCGCGCAGCGTTGCACGGCCAATCGCGCACGAACCGGCTGCCGTGCCGGCGCTGCCGTCGGAGCCGCGTTACGAAGCCGCGCCGGTCGCCGCGCTGCCGGCGCCGCAGGCCGCCGCGCAACCGGCCCGCCGCACCGCGCCGGCATCGCATGCCGCCGCGCCGGCGGCAGCGGGCGCGAGCCAGTCGAAGCGTGCGGCGGAGCCCGCGCGCACGCCGAAGGACGCGCCAGCGTCCCGCGGCGCCGCCGCCGGCTACGGGCCGCGTCTCGCGAAGGCGGCCGCCCCGGCCGACAAGCCCGCCGCGAAGCCCGCGCTCGTGCGTCCCGCGCTGAATGGCGAGAAGCCGGCGCTGGCGGCCGGCACGTCCGACGACGACTGGGAGACCTTCTAA
- a CDS encoding CheR family methyltransferase: MPHARAPFRPDAPDASPRAGEPGRDFAFTGADFARIRALIHQRAGISLSEHKRDMAYSRLARRLRARGLDTFRDYLDLLEQEDDPLEWEAFTNALTTNLTAFFRESHHFPILADFVKGRPAPVSVWCSAASTGEEPYSIAITLIEALGESAARSASILATDLDTQVLAKAEAGIYTYDQVKHLAPERLKRFFLKGTGPQAGRVKVRPELRAMIRFEQLNLTDADYGIAKPFDAIFCRNVMIYFDKPTQGQVLSRFDPLVKPGGLLFAGHSENFTYVTQAFRLRGQTVYELTRDAAQGARPRGAQAPAAAAMPTRAPARAAGAAPAYGERG; this comes from the coding sequence ATGCCGCATGCGCGCGCGCCGTTTCGACCCGATGCACCGGATGCCTCGCCCCGCGCGGGCGAGCCGGGGCGCGACTTCGCGTTCACGGGCGCGGATTTCGCACGCATCCGCGCGCTGATCCACCAACGCGCGGGGATCTCGCTGTCCGAGCACAAGCGCGACATGGCGTACAGCCGTCTCGCGCGGCGGCTGCGCGCGCGCGGCCTCGACACGTTCCGCGACTACCTCGACCTGCTCGAGCAGGAAGACGATCCGCTCGAGTGGGAAGCGTTCACCAATGCGCTGACGACCAACCTGACCGCGTTCTTCCGCGAGTCGCATCACTTCCCGATCCTCGCGGATTTCGTGAAGGGGCGGCCGGCGCCCGTGTCGGTCTGGTGCTCGGCGGCGTCGACCGGCGAGGAGCCTTACTCGATCGCGATCACGCTGATCGAGGCGCTCGGCGAATCGGCGGCGCGCAGCGCGTCGATCCTCGCGACCGATCTCGACACGCAGGTGCTCGCGAAGGCGGAAGCCGGCATCTATACGTACGACCAGGTCAAGCACCTGGCGCCGGAGCGGTTGAAGCGCTTCTTCCTGAAGGGCACGGGCCCGCAGGCCGGCCGCGTGAAGGTGCGCCCCGAGCTGCGCGCGATGATCCGTTTCGAGCAATTGAACCTGACCGATGCCGACTACGGAATCGCGAAGCCGTTCGACGCGATCTTCTGCCGCAACGTGATGATCTATTTCGACAAGCCGACGCAGGGGCAGGTGCTGTCGCGTTTCGATCCGCTCGTGAAGCCGGGCGGGCTGCTGTTCGCCGGCCATTCGGAAAACTTCACGTACGTCACGCAGGCGTTCCGGCTGCGCGGGCAGACGGTGTACGAACTGACACGCGATGCCGCGCAGGGTGCGCGGCCGCGCGGCGCGCAGGCGCCTGCGGCGGCCGCCATGCCGACGCGTGCGCCGGCGCGGGCCGCGGGCGCCGCGCCCGCCTATGGAGAGCGCGGATGA
- the cheD gene encoding chemoreceptor glutamine deamidase CheD: MSALPIATNRYFDSHFGRPGVKLLPNEFYTTSEDMVLMTVLGSCVAACIHDPYAGIGGMNHFMLPDDGADAGAAASESMRYGAYAMEVLINELIKAGGRRERFEAKVFGGAAVLAGMTTINIGDRNADFVRRYLALERIRITAEDLQDVHPRKVAFMPRTGRAMVKKLRLQVPGVTEREAALAREADRLRTARPRAHVELFQAKRPAAPQPARPRIELFGARGAAPGGAGGVRPASPAVGGPQAANLSKKQEA; the protein is encoded by the coding sequence ATGAGCGCACTGCCGATCGCGACCAATCGCTACTTCGACAGCCATTTCGGCCGTCCCGGCGTGAAGCTGTTGCCGAACGAGTTCTACACGACGTCCGAGGACATGGTGCTGATGACCGTGCTCGGCTCGTGCGTCGCCGCGTGCATTCACGATCCGTACGCGGGCATCGGCGGGATGAACCACTTCATGCTGCCCGACGACGGCGCCGATGCGGGCGCGGCCGCGTCCGAATCGATGCGTTACGGCGCGTATGCGATGGAAGTGCTGATCAACGAGCTGATCAAGGCCGGCGGGCGCCGCGAGCGCTTCGAGGCGAAGGTGTTCGGCGGCGCGGCCGTGCTGGCCGGGATGACGACGATCAACATCGGCGATCGCAATGCGGATTTCGTGCGCCGTTACCTCGCGCTCGAACGCATCCGCATCACCGCGGAGGACTTGCAGGACGTCCATCCGCGCAAGGTCGCGTTCATGCCGCGCACGGGGCGCGCGATGGTGAAGAAGCTGCGGCTGCAGGTGCCGGGCGTGACCGAGCGCGAAGCCGCGCTCGCGCGCGAGGCCGACCGCCTGCGCACCGCGCGGCCGCGCGCGCATGTCGAGCTGTTCCAGGCGAAGCGGCCGGCCGCGCCGCAGCCGGCGCGCCCGCGCATCGAGCTGTTCGGCGCGCGCGGCGCGGCGCCGGGCGGCGCCGGCGGTGTGCGCCCGGCGAGCCCGGCTGTGGGCGGCCCGCAGGCAGCGAATCTATCGAAAAAGCAGGAGGCATGA
- a CDS encoding protein-glutamate methylesterase/protein-glutamine glutaminase: MTAVQKIKVLCVDDSALIRSLMTEIINSQPDMTVCATAPDPLVARELIKQHNPDVLTLDVEMPRMDGLDFLEKLMRLRPMPVVMVSSLTERGSEITLRALELGAVDFVTKPRVGIRDGMLDYAEKLADKIRAASRARVRQAPQPQAAARAADSPPAAPMINNPLVSTEKLIIIGASTGGTEAIREVLTPLPPDAPAVLIAQHMPPGFTKSFAQRLNGLCRIAVKEAEHGERVLPGHAYIAPGHAHLLLARSGANYIAQLSDEPPVNRHRPSVDVLFRSAATHAGKNAIGVILTGMGRDGAAGLLEMKRAGAHTFAQDEASCIVFGMPREAIALGGADEIAPLADMSRRVMARLATMGDRVQRV; the protein is encoded by the coding sequence ATGACCGCAGTGCAGAAGATCAAAGTGTTGTGCGTCGACGATTCGGCGCTGATCCGCAGCCTGATGACGGAGATCATCAACAGCCAGCCCGACATGACGGTGTGCGCGACCGCGCCCGATCCGCTCGTCGCGCGGGAGCTCATCAAGCAGCACAACCCGGACGTGCTCACGCTCGACGTCGAAATGCCGCGCATGGACGGGCTCGACTTCCTCGAGAAGCTGATGCGCCTGCGGCCGATGCCGGTCGTGATGGTGTCGTCGCTGACCGAGCGCGGCTCGGAGATCACGCTGCGCGCGCTCGAACTCGGCGCGGTGGATTTCGTCACGAAGCCGCGCGTCGGGATTCGCGACGGGATGCTCGACTACGCGGAAAAGCTCGCCGACAAGATCCGCGCGGCGTCGCGCGCCCGCGTGCGCCAGGCGCCGCAGCCGCAGGCCGCCGCGCGCGCGGCGGACAGCCCGCCGGCCGCGCCGATGATCAACAACCCGCTCGTCAGTACCGAGAAGCTGATCATCATCGGCGCATCGACGGGCGGCACCGAGGCGATCCGCGAGGTGCTGACGCCGTTGCCGCCGGATGCGCCGGCCGTGCTGATCGCGCAGCACATGCCGCCCGGTTTCACGAAGTCGTTCGCGCAACGGCTGAACGGCCTGTGCCGGATCGCGGTGAAGGAAGCCGAGCACGGCGAGCGCGTGCTGCCGGGCCACGCGTACATCGCGCCGGGCCATGCGCACCTGTTGCTCGCGAGAAGCGGTGCGAACTATATTGCGCAGCTGTCGGACGAGCCGCCGGTGAACCGTCATCGCCCGTCGGTCGACGTGCTGTTCCGCTCGGCGGCGACGCACGCGGGCAAGAACGCGATCGGGGTGATCCTCACCGGGATGGGCCGCGACGGCGCGGCCGGCCTGCTGGAAATGAAACGCGCAGGCGCTCACACGTTCGCGCAGGATGAGGCAAGCTGCATCGTGTTCGGGATGCCGCGCGAGGCGATCGCGCTCGGCGGCGCGGACGAGATCGCGCCGCTCGCCGACATGAGCCGCCGCGTGATGGCGCGACTGGCGACGATGGGCGACCGCGTGCAGCGCGTTTGA
- the cheY gene encoding chemotaxis response regulator CheY, whose translation MDKSMKILVVDDFPTMRRIVRNLLKELGYSNVDEAEDGLAGLARLRGGGYDFVISDWNMPNLDGLAMLKEIRADATLTHLPVLMVTAESKKENIIAAAQAGASGYVVKPFTAATLDEKLNKIIDKMAKAGS comes from the coding sequence ATGGACAAGAGCATGAAAATCCTGGTGGTGGACGATTTCCCGACGATGCGCCGGATCGTCCGCAACCTGCTCAAGGAACTGGGCTACTCGAACGTCGACGAGGCCGAGGACGGCCTGGCCGGCCTCGCGCGGCTGCGCGGCGGCGGCTACGACTTCGTGATCTCGGACTGGAACATGCCGAACCTCGACGGCCTCGCGATGCTGAAGGAAATCCGCGCGGACGCGACGCTCACGCACCTGCCGGTGCTGATGGTCACGGCCGAGTCGAAGAAGGAGAACATCATCGCGGCCGCGCAGGCGGGCGCGAGCGGCTACGTCGTGAAACCGTTTACGGCGGCGACGCTCGACGAAAAGCTGAACAAGATCATCGACAAGATGGCGAAAGCCGGGAGCTGA
- the cheZ gene encoding protein phosphatase CheZ — protein MNEPIHAALAGAGFSADSHPEGADFASDRILARIGHVTRTLRDSMRELGLDKHVERAAEAVPDARDRLRYVATMTEQAAVRVLNAIEVAKPMQERIQNEAEALDARWSQWYAAPIEHAEVRELMDDTRAFLRALPESTSATSAQLLEIMLAQDFQDLTGQVIKKIMDMVYLIEQQLLTVLVENIAPERREQFAATAAALAAEQMSPTGSPESLLNGPQIAPEGKSDVVQDQGQVDDLLASLGF, from the coding sequence GTGAACGAGCCGATCCATGCGGCGCTCGCCGGCGCGGGGTTCAGCGCCGACAGCCATCCAGAAGGCGCCGATTTCGCGAGCGACCGCATTCTCGCGCGCATCGGCCACGTCACGCGCACGCTGCGCGATTCGATGCGCGAGCTCGGGCTCGACAAGCATGTCGAGCGCGCGGCGGAAGCCGTGCCCGACGCGCGCGACCGGCTGCGCTACGTCGCGACGATGACCGAGCAGGCCGCCGTGCGCGTGCTGAACGCGATCGAGGTCGCGAAGCCGATGCAGGAGCGCATCCAGAACGAGGCCGAGGCGCTCGATGCGCGCTGGTCGCAGTGGTACGCGGCGCCGATCGAGCACGCGGAAGTGCGCGAGCTGATGGACGATACGCGCGCGTTCCTGCGTGCGCTGCCGGAGTCGACGTCGGCGACCAGCGCGCAACTGCTCGAGATCATGCTTGCGCAGGATTTCCAGGACCTGACCGGGCAGGTGATCAAGAAGATCATGGACATGGTCTACCTGATCGAGCAGCAGCTTCTCACCGTGCTCGTCGAGAACATCGCGCCCGAGCGGCGCGAGCAGTTCGCGGCGACCGCAGCCGCGCTCGCGGCCGAGCAGATGAGCCCGACCGGCAGCCCGGAGTCGCTGCTGAACGGCCCGCAGATCGCGCCGGAAGGCAAATCGGACGTCGTCCAGGACCAGGGGCAGGTCGACGACCTGCTCGCGAGCCTGGGCTTCTGA
- a CDS encoding DUF2844 domain-containing protein has translation MKLKRLGWAVARAAAATGVLWAVHAHAELGGAPMSPPADDQAASVRALQRAMRSADGVQASTAAYTVREITLGSGTVIHEYTSAAGSVFGLAWHGPTMPDIASLLGSYFPQYTAGVQAAHTARGWRAPVSVETSGLVIRTGGHMGAFSGQAWLPTALPAGLTGNDIQ, from the coding sequence TTGAAGCTGAAACGCTTGGGCTGGGCCGTCGCGCGCGCGGCGGCTGCAACGGGTGTGCTGTGGGCCGTCCACGCGCACGCCGAACTGGGCGGCGCGCCGATGTCGCCGCCCGCCGACGATCAGGCCGCCAGCGTGCGCGCGTTGCAGCGCGCGATGCGTTCGGCCGACGGCGTGCAGGCGAGCACGGCCGCTTATACCGTCCGCGAGATCACGCTCGGGTCGGGTACCGTCATCCACGAATACACCTCTGCCGCCGGCAGCGTATTCGGCCTCGCGTGGCACGGGCCGACGATGCCGGACATCGCCTCGCTGCTCGGCAGCTATTTCCCGCAGTACACCGCTGGCGTCCAGGCGGCGCACACGGCGCGCGGCTGGCGCGCGCCCGTGTCCGTCGAGACGAGCGGCCTCGTGATCCGGACGGGCGGCCACATGGGCGCCTTCTCGGGCCAGGCGTGGCTGCCGACGGCGCTGCCTGCCGGCCTGACCGGCAACGACATCCAGTGA
- a CDS encoding DUF3443 family protein, whose product MRIPRTFKRWLGVLGLAAATAVLVTACGGGDGGGSSAGNGNGNGNGSGGSDGNSGNTAVITVGTGVANVINIPTVSVKVCAPGTSNCQVVSNVLVDTASYGLRLVGSAVSGVLNNLPQVTSGGAPVAECGKFVSSYTWGSVRTVDLSIGSEQASALPVQIIGDLGTTNVPSSCTNGGASANSASALGANGILGIGPAPNDCGTLCATQTTSSNNYYACPNGNNANCSVTLVPVTQQVANPVHRFADSSGVSVQMPNVSSSGQASATGTLTFGLPDLTGKTVMTSTTTGDVSATFLGRNVTAFFDTGSNAYFFNDSAQTVCSRNTQFYCPSATTAYSATLTGQNGTAGTVSMSVANADSLFANPSTFAFNNIAGPFGSSAWLDIGMPHFYGKTIYFGMDKTASGGAQPFVAF is encoded by the coding sequence TTGAGAATTCCTCGTACATTCAAGCGCTGGCTCGGCGTGCTGGGCCTCGCGGCCGCGACGGCCGTGCTCGTGACGGCATGCGGCGGCGGCGACGGCGGCGGCAGTAGCGCCGGCAACGGAAACGGCAACGGCAACGGTTCGGGCGGATCGGACGGCAACAGCGGGAACACGGCCGTCATCACGGTCGGCACCGGCGTCGCGAACGTGATCAACATCCCGACCGTCAGCGTGAAGGTCTGCGCGCCGGGCACGTCGAACTGCCAGGTGGTCAGCAACGTGCTCGTCGATACCGCGTCCTACGGGCTGCGGCTCGTCGGCAGCGCCGTGTCGGGCGTGCTGAACAACCTGCCGCAGGTGACGAGCGGCGGCGCGCCGGTCGCCGAGTGCGGCAAGTTCGTGTCGAGCTATACGTGGGGTTCGGTGCGCACGGTCGACCTGTCGATCGGCAGCGAGCAGGCGAGCGCGTTGCCCGTGCAGATCATCGGCGACCTCGGCACGACGAACGTGCCGAGCTCGTGCACGAACGGCGGCGCATCGGCCAACTCGGCGAGCGCGCTGGGCGCGAACGGGATCCTCGGCATCGGGCCGGCGCCGAACGACTGCGGCACGCTTTGCGCGACGCAGACGACGTCGAGCAACAACTACTACGCGTGCCCGAACGGCAACAACGCGAACTGCTCGGTCACGCTCGTGCCGGTGACGCAGCAGGTGGCCAACCCGGTGCATCGCTTCGCCGACAGCAGCGGCGTGAGCGTGCAGATGCCGAACGTCTCGAGCAGCGGGCAGGCGAGCGCGACCGGAACGCTGACGTTCGGGCTGCCCGACCTGACCGGGAAGACCGTGATGACGTCGACCACGACGGGTGACGTCAGCGCGACGTTCCTCGGGCGCAACGTGACCGCGTTCTTCGATACCGGCTCGAACGCGTATTTCTTCAACGATTCGGCGCAGACGGTCTGCTCGAGGAATACGCAGTTCTACTGCCCGTCGGCCACGACCGCCTACTCGGCGACGCTGACCGGCCAGAACGGCACGGCCGGCACCGTGTCGATGTCCGTCGCGAACGCGGATTCGCTGTTCGCGAACCCGTCGACGTTCGCGTTCAACAACATCGCGGGGCCGTTCGGCTCGTCCGCCTGGCTCGATATCGGCATGCCGCACTTCTACGGCAAGACGATCTACTTCGGGATGGACAAGACCGCGAGCGGCGGCGCGCAGCCTTTCGTCGCGTTCTGA